The following proteins are co-located in the Salvelinus fontinalis isolate EN_2023a chromosome 29, ASM2944872v1, whole genome shotgun sequence genome:
- the LOC129827798 gene encoding uncharacterized protein LOC129827798 isoform X3 translates to MEAVLGLLVISARLYHGLETSCDAREDGSQCYGALGGTVYLQLVTDATRYELSFWKGSTGAKTEILKMKKDKLVIRNPLIIDRVHFFINNGTLRINNIRRNDSGEYLLETFSSNGRMWTREIQLFIKAPVSSPQLSSECLSHGEVRVSCYSEGDGPQYSWTLDGQTLRDTETFPGDETNTITLKKGLSGDLTCTIRNNISSDTVSRRISHCPGLIYVNCTL, encoded by the exons ATGGAGGCTGTTTTAGGACTGTTGGTGATCTCCGCCAGATTGTATCATG GCTTGGAGACTTCCTGTGATGCTAGAGAAGATGGATCTCAGTGTTATGGAGCTCTGGGAGGAACTGTCTATCTCCAGCTGGTGACTGATGCCACGAGATATGAACTCTCATTTTGGAAAGGCTCAACTGGTGCTAAAACAGAGATACTCAAAATGAAGAAGGACAAACTGGTAATAAGAAACCCCCTCATTATAGACAGAGTACACTTCTTTATAAACAATGGGACATTGAGGATAAATAACATAAGAAGGAATGATTCTGGTGAATACCTGCTAGAAACATTTAGTTCAAACGGGCGAATGTGGACCAGAGAAATACAACTGTTCATCAAAG CTCCAGTGTCCAGTCCTCAGCTGTCCTCTGAGTGTCTGTCCCatggagaggtgagggtgtcCTGCTACTCTGAGGGGGATGGTCCCCAGTACAGCTGGACTCTGGATGGACAGACACTGAGAGACACTGAGACCTTTCCTGGTGATGAGACAAACACCATCACTCTGAAGAAAGGCCTGTCAGGAGATCTCACCTGTACCATCAGAAACAACATCAGCAGTGATACTGTCAGCAGGAGAATCTCACACTGTCCAG GGCTGATATATGTTAACTGCACCTTATGA